One window of the Halobacteriovorax sp. JY17 genome contains the following:
- the rpsU gene encoding 30S ribosomal protein S21, giving the protein MAKDKNYSIYISIDDKLGAERSLRKFKRLCEAFGVVREYRKRKEFKKPSICRVEKLEAAEKRRNKSASKMRRTSKI; this is encoded by the coding sequence ATGGCAAAAGACAAGAATTATTCAATTTACATTTCAATTGATGACAAACTTGGAGCAGAACGTTCTCTAAGAAAGTTTAAGAGACTTTGCGAAGCTTTTGGTGTTGTACGTGAGTACAGAAAAAGAAAAGAATTCAAGAAGCCTTCTATCTGTAGAGTTGAGAAGCTCGAGGCTGCAGAGAAACGTAGAAACAAATCTGCAAGTAAGATGAGAAGAACATCTAAGATCTAG